Proteins encoded by one window of Vigna radiata var. radiata cultivar VC1973A chromosome 5, Vradiata_ver6, whole genome shotgun sequence:
- the LOC106760135 gene encoding protein STRUBBELIG-RECEPTOR FAMILY 7 gives MVEFRRLLLLLCITSCILCWMPNGATSATDPNDAAAVRLLFQNLNSPSQLGWPVNGDDPCGQPWKGISCSGNRVTEIKLSNLGLTGSLPYGLESLTSLSTLDMSGNSLGGSIPYQLPPYVQRLNLAYNNITGTVPYSISNLTALTDLNLGHNQLQQGLAVNFLNLSTLSTLDLSFNSLIGDLPQTMSSLSHITTLNLQNNQFTGSIDVLANLPLDNLNVENNNFTGWIPEQLKDINLQSGGNGWSSGSAPPPPPGTPPIPKRNKHHQSGGGSTTTPDVGDSSSSSVDMGKKSSIGGGAIAGIVVSVIVVGAIVAFFLVKRKSKKTSSDLEKLDNQSFAPLPSNGVHEEKSEQTSSVSDMKTFDTSASINLKPPPIDRHKSFDDEEFSKKPTIVKKTVTAPANVKSYSIADLQIATGSFSVDHLVGEGSFGRVYRAQFDDGEVLAVKKIDSSVLSNDLSDDFIEIISNISSLHHPNVTELVGYCSEYGQHLLVYKFHKNGSLHDFLHLPDEYSKPLIWNSRVKIALGTARALEYLHEVSSPSVVHKNIKSANILLDAELNPHLSDSGLASYIPNADQILSHNVGSGYDAPEVALSGQYTLQSDVYSFGVVMLELLSGRMPFDSSRPRSEQSLVRWATPQLHDIDALGKMVDPTLKGLYPVKSLSRFADVIALCVQPEPEFRPPMSEVVQALVRLVQRANMSKRTFSSSDHGGSQRGSDEAALREI, from the exons ATGGTGGAGTTTAGAAGGTTGTTACTGTTGCTGTGCATCACTTCCTGCATTCTTTGTTGGATGCCCAATGGTGCTACTTCTGCTACAGATCCAAATGATG CTGCTGCTGTGAgacttttatttcaaaatttgaactCACCATCCCAACTTGGTTGGCCTGTTAATGGCGATGATCCATGTGGGCAACCTTGGAAAGGCATTTCTTGCTCAGGCAACCGTGTTACAGAGAT TAAGTTATCTAATCTTGGACTGACTGGGTCGTTGCCTTATGGATTAGAAAGCTTGACATCTTTGAGCACCCT AGACATGAGTGGCAACAGTCTTGGCGGCAGCATACCATACCAGCTCCCTCCATATGTGCAGCGATT AAATCTTGCTTATAATAACATCACAGGGACTGTTCCTTACTCTATTTCAAACTTGACAGCTCTTACAGACCT gaATCTTGGTCATAATCAGCTCCAGCAAGGACTGGCTGTTAACTTTCTTAATCTTTCTACCCTCTCCACATT GGATCTCTCTTTCAATTCTCTAATCGGTGACCTCCCTCAGACTATGAGCTCACTTTCACACATAACAACCTT GAATCTGCAAAACAATCAGTTTACGGGCAGTATTGATGTCCTTGCTAATCTTCCTCTGGATAATCT GAATGTGGAGAACAATAATTTTACTGGATGGATACCCGAACAGTTGAAGGATATAAACCTACA GAGCGGTGGTAATGGATGGAGCTCCGGATCTGCACCCCCACCTCCTCCTGGTACACCTCCCATACCTAAAAGGAACAAACACCACCAGTCTGGAGGGGGAAGCACCACCACCCCAGATGTCGGTGACAGCAGCAGCAGCTCAGTTGACATGGGCAAAAAGTCCAGTATAGGAGGTGGTGCCATTGCTGGAATTGTAGTCTCTGTCATAGTTGTTGGGGCAATAGTAGCGTTCTTTCTGGTGAAGAGAAAATCCAAGAAGACATCTTCAGATTTAGAAAAGCTGGACAATCAATCCTTTGCTCCACTTCCCTCAAATGGAGTGCATG AAGAGAAGTCAGAGCAAACATCCTCTGTATCAGACATGAAGACGTTTGATACTTCTGCCTCAATAAATCTTAAACCCCCACCTATTGATCGACATAAATCATTTGATGATGAAGAGTTCTCCAAGAAGCCCACAATTGTGAAGAAGACTGTAACAGCTCCTGCAAATGTGAAATCATATTCTATTGCTGACCTGCAGATTGCTACTGGTAGCTTCAGTGTGGATCATCTTGTTGGCGAGGGGTCTTTTGGGCGTGTGTACCGTGCTCAATTTGATGATGGAGAG GTTCTTGCAGTGAAGAAGATAGATTCATCTGTCCTTTCCAATGATTTGTCAGATgattttatagaaataatttcAAACATCTCCAGCTTGCATCATCCAAATGTGACAGAGCTTGTAGGTTATTGCTCAGAGTATGGACAACACCTCTTGGTCtacaaatttcataaaaatggATCATTGCACGACTTCCTTCATCTACCAGACGAATATAGTAAACCACTGATATGGAATTCCCGTGTCAAGATTGCTTTGGGTACTGCACGTGCTTTAGA GTACCTACATGAAGTTAGTTCGCCATCAGTTGTTCATAAGAATATTAAATCTGCCAACATATTACTTGATGCAGAGCTTAATCCTCATCTTTCAGATAGTGGATTGGCTAGCTATATTCCAAACGCAGACCAG ATATTGAGTCATAATGTTGGATCTGGATATGATGCCCCTGAAGTTGCGTTGTCTGGTCAGTATACTCTGCAAAGTGATGTCTACAGCTTTGGGGTTGTCATGTTGGAACTTCTCAGCGGACGGATGCCATTTGATAG CTCAAGGCCAAGATCTGAGCAGTCTTTGGTTCGATGGGCAACACCTCAACTCCATGATATTGATGCATTGGGTAAAATGGTTGATCCTACATTGAAGGGGCTATATCCTGTTAAGTCTCTTTCTCGATTTGCTGATGTTATCGCCCTTTGCGTGCAG CCGGAGCCTGAATTCCGACCACCAATGTCAGAAGTGGTTCAAGCACTGGTGCGATTAGTGCAGCGAGCTAACATGAGCAAGCGCACATTTAGCAGTAGTGATCATGGAGGATCACAACGAGGAAGTGATGAGGCAGCTCTACGGGAGATCTAA